One Solea senegalensis isolate Sse05_10M linkage group LG13, IFAPA_SoseM_1, whole genome shotgun sequence DNA segment encodes these proteins:
- the dbn1 gene encoding drebrin isoform X4, which yields MAVNLGKNRLTLLTAYQDVIDETTDTDWALFTYEDDSDDLTLAASGGGGLAQITLTFDISRVMYGFCSLKEATAALPRYILINWVGDDVPDARKCACASHVATIADFFQGVEVIVNASSLDDIEPSAIGQRLTNGTAVVASPVLSRLRTKEEELRDVGTVYEKTNAEVEMKKINREEFWEQAKREEELRKEEERRKMAEERQRYEEERMELERKEQENREKMYKEKELQIQEHRKKMQEEEESRERLRNQTTLAAEPSVEDLNLDKKESEVEEAKAIIAQRQANPREFFKQKERAMTFSVDTSPVSVHRTGRLDSPFLKQQQHSPSSSKAPPLAAAGDDDDGDDEASTEHNMSAVSPIPKIVTTAIKEDVGGEEDATDVGGETQPTSHQDAYLEHQPPVQESAASKPVQSVAPQARDSSDFSVWESGTDSLVNLWDSSTAPPTPPRNSSHSTNLVDLMGDDVLTSAASSRPQPLLSFDEMMIAAEDEPSSLVDVTGSDQMTLSYQHALQHASGAEPEQDDGQLLMTNGETLLKEGTQVSEGYFSQSQEEEFGQSEDSSAKPVPVFYNKPPET from the exons ATGGCCGTGAATCTGGGGAAGAACAGACTGACTCTGCTCACCGCCTACCAGGACGTCATCGACGAAACCACCGACACCGACTG ggcCTTGTTCACGTACGAGGACGACAGTGATGATTTGACTCTGGCAGCATCAGGAG GCGGTGGACTGGCACAGATCACGTTGACCTTTGACATCAGCAGAGTGATGTACGGCTTCTGCAGCCTGAAGGAAGCGACTGCTGCTCTGCCACGATACATCCTCATCAActgg gtggggGATGATGTCCCAGATGCCAGGAAGTGCGCCTGTGCCAGTCACGTCGCCACCATCGCAGACTTCTTCCag GGCGTCGAGGTCATTGTCAATGCCAGCAGTCTGGACGACATCGAACCCTCGGCCATCGGTCAGCGACTGACCAACGGGACGGCAGTGGTGGCCAGTCCTGTTCTGAGCCGCCTGAGAACCAAAGAGGAGGAGCTTAGAGAcgtg GGAACAGTTTACGAGAAGACGAACGCTGAGGTGGAGATGAAGAAGATCAACAGAGAGGAATTCTGGGAGCAGGCTAAG CgtgaggaggagctgaggaaggaggaggagcgaaGGAAAATGGCAGAGGAGCGACAGCGTTACGAGGAGGAGCGAATGGAGCTGGAGAGGAAGGAGCAGGAGAACAGAGAGAAGATGTACAAGGAGAAGGAGCTTCAGATCCAGGAGCACAG gaagaagatgcaggaagaggaggagtccAGAGAGAGGTTGAGGAACCAGACGACTTTA GCTGCAGAGCCGAGCGTTGAAGACCTGAACCTGGACAAGAAGGAGTCAGAGGTGGAG gAGGCGAAGGCTATCATTGCTCAGCGTCAGGCTAATCCTCGAGAGTTCTTCAAACAGAAGGAGCGAGCGATGACCTTCAGTGTGGACACGTCCCCTGTCTCTGTCCACAGGACCG GTCGCCTGGACAGCCCGTtcttgaagcagcagcagcacagtcccAGCAGCTCAAAAGCCCCGCCCCTCGCTGCAGCCG gtgatgatgatgatggtgatgatgaagcgAGCACAGAGCACAACATGTCTGCCGTGTCGCCCATTCCCAAAATCGTCACCACAGCCATTAAAGAGGACGTGGGCGGGGAAGAGGACGCCACAGACGTGGGCGGTGAGACCCAACCAACCAGTCATCAGGATGCCT ATCTGGAGCACCAACCTCCGGTTCAGGAGTCTGCAGCCTCTAAACCCGTGCAGAGTGTCGCTCCTCAGGCCCGAGACTCCTCCGACTTCTCTGTGTGGGAGTCTGGGACAGACAGTCTTGTCAACCTGTGGGACAGCAGCACGGCTCCACCCACCCCCCCCCGAAACTCCTCCCACTCCACCAATCTGGTGGACCTGATGGGCGACGATGTCCTGACCAGCGCCGCCAGCAGTCGACCTCAGCCTCTCCTCAGTTTCGACGAGATGATGATCGCCGCTGAGGACGAACCGTCCAGTCTGGTGGACGTGACTGGTTCTGACCAGATGACTCTCAGCTACCAGCATGCTTTGCAGCACGCATCAGGGGCAGAGCCAGAGCAAGATGATGGACAGCTACTGATGACCAATGGAGAGACACTGCTGAAAGAAGGAACACAG gtGAGTGAAGGATacttcagccaatcacaggaggAAGAATTCGGCCAATCAGAGGATTCTTCAGCCAAACCAGTGCCGGTCTTTTATAACAAGCCTCCAG AGACGTGA
- the dbn1 gene encoding drebrin isoform X3 produces MAVNLGKNRLTLLTAYQDVIDETTDTDWALFTYEDDSDDLTLAASGGGGLAQITLTFDISRVMYGFCSLKEATAALPRYILINWVGDDVPDARKCACASHVATIADFFQGVEVIVNASSLDDIEPSAIGQRLTNGTAVVASPVLSRLRTKEEELRDVGTVYEKTNAEVEMKKINREEFWEQAKREEELRKEEERRKMAEERQRYEEERMELERKEQENREKMYKEKELQIQEHRKKMQEEEESRERLRNQTTLAAEPSVEDLNLDKKESEVEEAKAIIAQRQANPREFFKQKERAMTFSVDTSPVSVHRTGRLDSPFLKQQQHSPSSSKAPPLAAAGDDDDGDDEASTEHNMSAVSPIPKIVTTAIKEDVGGEEDATDVGDLEHQPPVQESAASKPVQSVAPQARDSSDFSVWESGTDSLVNLWDSSTAPPTPPRNSSHSTNLVDLMGDDVLTSAASSRPQPLLSFDEMMIAAEDEPSSLVDVTGSDQMTLSYQHALQHASGAEPEQDDGQLLMTNGETLLKEGTQVSEGYFSQSQEEEFGQSEDSSAKPVPVFYNKPPEIDITCWDADPVADDDDE; encoded by the exons ATGGCCGTGAATCTGGGGAAGAACAGACTGACTCTGCTCACCGCCTACCAGGACGTCATCGACGAAACCACCGACACCGACTG ggcCTTGTTCACGTACGAGGACGACAGTGATGATTTGACTCTGGCAGCATCAGGAG GCGGTGGACTGGCACAGATCACGTTGACCTTTGACATCAGCAGAGTGATGTACGGCTTCTGCAGCCTGAAGGAAGCGACTGCTGCTCTGCCACGATACATCCTCATCAActgg gtggggGATGATGTCCCAGATGCCAGGAAGTGCGCCTGTGCCAGTCACGTCGCCACCATCGCAGACTTCTTCCag GGCGTCGAGGTCATTGTCAATGCCAGCAGTCTGGACGACATCGAACCCTCGGCCATCGGTCAGCGACTGACCAACGGGACGGCAGTGGTGGCCAGTCCTGTTCTGAGCCGCCTGAGAACCAAAGAGGAGGAGCTTAGAGAcgtg GGAACAGTTTACGAGAAGACGAACGCTGAGGTGGAGATGAAGAAGATCAACAGAGAGGAATTCTGGGAGCAGGCTAAG CgtgaggaggagctgaggaaggaggaggagcgaaGGAAAATGGCAGAGGAGCGACAGCGTTACGAGGAGGAGCGAATGGAGCTGGAGAGGAAGGAGCAGGAGAACAGAGAGAAGATGTACAAGGAGAAGGAGCTTCAGATCCAGGAGCACAG gaagaagatgcaggaagaggaggagtccAGAGAGAGGTTGAGGAACCAGACGACTTTA GCTGCAGAGCCGAGCGTTGAAGACCTGAACCTGGACAAGAAGGAGTCAGAGGTGGAG gAGGCGAAGGCTATCATTGCTCAGCGTCAGGCTAATCCTCGAGAGTTCTTCAAACAGAAGGAGCGAGCGATGACCTTCAGTGTGGACACGTCCCCTGTCTCTGTCCACAGGACCG GTCGCCTGGACAGCCCGTtcttgaagcagcagcagcacagtcccAGCAGCTCAAAAGCCCCGCCCCTCGCTGCAGCCG gtgatgatgatgatggtgatgatgaagcgAGCACAGAGCACAACATGTCTGCCGTGTCGCCCATTCCCAAAATCGTCACCACAGCCATTAAAGAGGACGTGGGCGGGGAAGAGGACGCCACAGACGTGGGCG ATCTGGAGCACCAACCTCCGGTTCAGGAGTCTGCAGCCTCTAAACCCGTGCAGAGTGTCGCTCCTCAGGCCCGAGACTCCTCCGACTTCTCTGTGTGGGAGTCTGGGACAGACAGTCTTGTCAACCTGTGGGACAGCAGCACGGCTCCACCCACCCCCCCCCGAAACTCCTCCCACTCCACCAATCTGGTGGACCTGATGGGCGACGATGTCCTGACCAGCGCCGCCAGCAGTCGACCTCAGCCTCTCCTCAGTTTCGACGAGATGATGATCGCCGCTGAGGACGAACCGTCCAGTCTGGTGGACGTGACTGGTTCTGACCAGATGACTCTCAGCTACCAGCATGCTTTGCAGCACGCATCAGGGGCAGAGCCAGAGCAAGATGATGGACAGCTACTGATGACCAATGGAGAGACACTGCTGAAAGAAGGAACACAG gtGAGTGAAGGATacttcagccaatcacaggaggAAGAATTCGGCCAATCAGAGGATTCTTCAGCCAAACCAGTGCCGGTCTTTTATAACAAGCCTCCAG AGATCGACATCACGTGCTGGGACGCAGATCCTGTGGCTGACGATGATGACGAGTAA